The Candidatus Nanohalococcus occultus genome contains a region encoding:
- a CDS encoding RNA methyltransferase — MKAIVLIEPEIPENTGFIARLSANFGYPLRIVNPEFNIEEARSTAKNAQKQLRDAKIFDSAEKAVEDLDYIVGTKPGRGDSLHEFEPRENTSIMIGRESSGLSNKELELCDCTVYIPTSGHSSLNQSHATAVIASHFYRGETKGMPGAMKEKIKELAPETVANAVIASNPSKGEAGEIISELKDG, encoded by the coding sequence GTGAAAGCGATAGTTCTAATCGAGCCAGAGATACCGGAAAACACAGGTTTCATAGCACGGCTTTCCGCCAACTTCGGATACCCGCTACGGATTGTCAACCCGGAGTTCAACATCGAGGAAGCTCGCTCGACCGCGAAAAACGCTCAAAAACAGTTGCGTGACGCAAAAATATTTGACTCGGCGGAAAAAGCTGTAGAGGATCTTGATTACATTGTCGGAACGAAGCCCGGACGTGGAGACAGTTTACACGAGTTCGAGCCGCGGGAAAATACCTCGATAATGATCGGCCGGGAAAGCTCAGGCCTATCAAACAAGGAACTGGAACTATGTGATTGTACAGTCTACATTCCTACCTCCGGACACTCTTCCTTAAATCAGAGCCATGCGACGGCTGTAATCGCATCACATTTTTACCGTGGGGAAACGAAGGGAATGCCTGGTGCTATGAAGGAAAAGATCAAGGAGCTAGCGCCTGAAACCGTTGCGAACGCGGTTATCGCCTCGAACCCTTCGAAAGGAGAGGCTGGAGAGATCATCTCCGAGCTCAAAGACGGTTAG
- a CDS encoding DUF1512 family protein: MVLPGIVPQDGGILTQIYMVISIIGFLAFPILLLFGSRIMIWQIDRKVSSVMDYLEAYRNDTKAMFLDNLSSNIGGKTEQKFETLRDFKFSAPTMLDPAGTVGKLENVLDASESKFTRFVEANADTEDPEELANLNMAFKGVMGTHQIYKVLRHYRELLVKTQNFQLVGMIQMVLPIYEELAESQKEATRAFVNGDPIGDAIGPLVAAKFISSEPEEIADDIIRSKEEVAGNEVHVIKSNGPGARLGKYGDAIDEIADEVDAIITVDAGAKFEGEQTGDISEGVGVMMGGPGVEKSKIEEAAVEHDLPLEGIIIKQSPPEASKPMKKEIYEAYKPAVDKVEELVEEIDGTVAVIGVGNTCGIGNQRTEVTNVASSLQKYWDEYEQQEEEDVSYMGLMQVMPGGNAAEMDSALEKFLWKLPRL; the protein is encoded by the coding sequence ATGGTACTTCCAGGAATTGTCCCACAGGACGGTGGAATTCTCACCCAAATCTATATGGTAATAAGCATAATCGGATTCTTAGCTTTCCCAATACTACTACTTTTCGGATCACGGATAATGATCTGGCAGATAGACAGAAAGGTCTCATCGGTCATGGATTACCTAGAGGCCTACAGGAACGATACCAAAGCAATGTTCCTCGATAACCTGTCTTCGAACATCGGTGGGAAGACCGAACAGAAGTTCGAGACACTTCGGGACTTCAAGTTCTCGGCTCCAACGATGCTGGATCCAGCTGGAACAGTTGGAAAGCTGGAAAACGTTCTAGACGCATCGGAAAGTAAGTTTACGCGGTTTGTTGAAGCAAACGCAGATACAGAAGATCCTGAAGAACTCGCGAACCTTAACATGGCGTTCAAAGGCGTTATGGGAACCCACCAGATCTACAAGGTACTAAGACATTACAGAGAGCTTTTGGTTAAGACCCAGAACTTCCAGCTGGTTGGTATGATCCAGATGGTTCTACCGATCTACGAAGAGCTAGCTGAAAGCCAGAAGGAGGCTACAAGAGCCTTTGTAAACGGCGATCCGATCGGAGACGCAATCGGCCCACTGGTTGCCGCAAAGTTCATCTCCTCAGAACCTGAGGAAATCGCAGACGACATCATCAGAAGCAAGGAAGAGGTCGCAGGAAACGAAGTTCACGTCATCAAGTCCAACGGACCGGGCGCACGGCTCGGAAAGTACGGAGACGCAATCGATGAGATCGCAGACGAAGTAGATGCGATCATCACAGTCGATGCTGGAGCCAAGTTCGAAGGGGAACAGACCGGAGACATCAGCGAAGGAGTCGGAGTCATGATGGGCGGACCAGGAGTCGAAAAATCCAAGATCGAGGAAGCCGCCGTAGAACACGACCTACCGCTCGAAGGAATCATCATCAAACAGTCGCCTCCGGAAGCATCGAAGCCGATGAAAAAAGAGATCTACGAGGCATACAAGCCAGCAGTAGACAAAGTCGAGGAACTGGTCGAAGAGATCGATGGCACAGTAGCCGTTATTGGTGTAGGAAACACCTGTGGAATCGGAAACCAGAGAACTGAGGTCACAAACGTCGCATCCTCGCTACAGAAGTACTGGGACGAATACGAACAGCAGGAAGAGGAAGATGTCTCCTACATGGGCCTGATGCAGGTCATGCCCGGCGGCAACGCAGCGGAGATGGACAGCGCCCTGGAGAAGTTCCTCTGGAAACTCCCACGCCTCTAA